One window of the Puntigrus tetrazona isolate hp1 chromosome 13, ASM1883169v1, whole genome shotgun sequence genome contains the following:
- the metap1 gene encoding LOW QUALITY PROTEIN: methionine aminopeptidase 1 (The sequence of the model RefSeq protein was modified relative to this genomic sequence to represent the inferred CDS: inserted 3 bases in 2 codons), whose product MRLVSSNIQRPDYADHPLAAEVGLLAGMSESEQTMKGTSQIKILNAEEIEGMRVVCKLAQRVLDIAAMMVKPGVTTEEIDHAVHLACTARTCYPXPLNYYNFPKSCCTSVNEVICHGIPDRRXLQEGDILNIDITVYHNGYHGDLNETFFVGEVDEGAKKLVQTTYECLMQAIDSVKPGIRYRELGNIIQKHAQANGFSVVRSYCGHGIHKLFHTAPNVPHYAKNKAVGVMKPGHVFTIEPMICEGGWQDETWPDGWTAVTRDGKRSAQFEHTHFVTETGCEILTRRLEDNGRAHFLSQM is encoded by the exons ATGCGGCTTGTTTCTAGCAACATCCAGAGACCAGACTATGCAGATCATCCTTTGG CTGCAGAGGTTGGGTTGTTGGCAG GAATGTCAGAGTCAGAGCAGACCATGAAAGGGACGTCTCAGATTAAGATCCTCAATGCTGAAGAGATTGAGGGCATGAGAGTTGTCTGCAAG CTGGCTCAGAGAGTCCTCGACATTGCTGCCATGATGGTGAAACCTGGAGTGACGACAGAGGAGATTGACCATGCTGTGCATTTG gCATGTACAGCGAGGACCTGCTACC CACCTCTGAACTACTACAACTTTCCCAAGTCCTGCTGCACCTCTGTTAATGAAGTCATCTGTCATGGGATTCCTGACCGCCG CCTCCAGGAGGGGGACATACTGAACA TCGACATAACAGTTTACCACAATGGCTACCATGGAGATTTGAACGAAACCTTTTTTGTGGGTGAAGTGGATGAGGGAGCCAAAAAATTGGTTCAGACCACTTATGAATGTCTTATGCAAGCCATCGACTCTG TGAAGCCTGGTATCCGCTATCGTGAGCTGGGAAACATCATCCAGAAACACGCGCAGGCTAACGGTTTCTCTGTGGTACGGAGCTACTGTGGCCACGGGATTCACAAACTGTTCCACACGGCACCAAACGTACCGCACTATGCCA AGAATAAAGCAGTAGGAGTGATGAAACCTGGTCATGTCTTTACCATTGAGCCCATGATCTGTGAAG GTGGCTGGCAGGATGAGACATGGCCAGATGGTTGGACTGCAGTCACTCGTGATGGTAAACGCTCAGCCCAGTTTGAGCACACACACTTCGTGACAGAGACAGGCTGCGAAATCCTCACGCGTCGCCTGGAGGATAATGGCCGTGCTCACTTCCTGTCCCAAATGTAG